The following proteins are encoded in a genomic region of Paenibacillus sp. FSL R7-0273:
- a CDS encoding acyl-CoA synthetase, whose protein sequence is MDQHPPGKIALKWLHENGTCEEITYGDLISQANRLAGGLAGLGLHKGDRVLVMVPRRIIAYVIYLACLKLGLAVIPSSEMLRAKDLSYRLRHSEARAVIVWSEVTGEVNKITDDLPALDYRLSVSGNKDELEEGWSDLESLMDGQPDFLETPATSRDDIAILAYTSGTTGNPKAVVHSHGWGYAHLRITSPQWLEIRESDTVWATAAPGWQKWIWSPFLTVLGNGATGFVYNGSFHPNRYLQLLQDEGIQVLCCTPTEYRLMAKTEGLSRYDLSKLRCAVSAGEPLNQEVIHTFQQHFDITIRDGYGQTESTLIIAALKDDPIRIGSMGKSIAPGIAEVIDEDGNPVPPNVVGDIAVHLSMPALFKTYYKDPDRKANATHGEYFVTGDRARKDEDGYFWFEGRGDDIIISSGYTIGPFEVEDALMKHTLVKECAVVASPDEIRGSVVKAFIVLKDGNEGSPELVKELQSHVKEMTAPYKYPRKIEFITDLPKTTSGKIRRVELREQEKREAQQ, encoded by the coding sequence ATGGATCAGCATCCTCCTGGCAAGATTGCACTTAAATGGCTCCACGAAAATGGAACCTGCGAGGAAATCACCTACGGTGATCTAATCAGCCAGGCTAACAGGCTGGCCGGCGGACTGGCCGGACTGGGTCTTCATAAAGGCGACCGTGTTCTGGTCATGGTTCCGCGCCGCATTATTGCCTATGTTATCTATCTGGCCTGCCTCAAGCTGGGGCTTGCCGTTATTCCATCCTCGGAGATGCTGCGGGCCAAGGATCTGTCCTACCGCCTGCGCCACTCGGAAGCCAGAGCAGTCATTGTCTGGTCCGAGGTTACCGGTGAAGTGAATAAAATCACCGATGATCTGCCTGCCCTCGACTACCGCCTGTCAGTATCCGGGAATAAGGATGAGCTTGAAGAAGGCTGGAGTGACCTGGAAAGCCTGATGGACGGACAACCGGATTTCCTGGAGACACCGGCCACCAGCCGCGATGATATTGCCATTCTGGCCTATACCTCCGGCACCACCGGCAATCCAAAGGCAGTTGTGCATTCCCACGGCTGGGGCTATGCCCACCTGCGGATCACCTCCCCGCAGTGGCTGGAAATCCGCGAATCGGACACCGTCTGGGCTACTGCAGCTCCCGGCTGGCAGAAATGGATCTGGAGCCCGTTCCTGACGGTGCTCGGTAATGGAGCTACAGGCTTCGTGTACAATGGCTCCTTCCATCCGAACCGTTATCTGCAGCTGCTGCAGGATGAGGGCATCCAGGTCTTGTGCTGCACACCTACGGAATACCGGCTGATGGCGAAGACCGAAGGGCTGTCACGGTATGACCTGTCCAAGCTGCGCTGCGCTGTATCCGCAGGCGAGCCGCTAAACCAGGAGGTCATCCATACATTCCAGCAGCATTTTGATATTACGATCCGCGACGGCTACGGGCAGACGGAAAGCACGCTGATCATCGCCGCATTGAAGGATGATCCGATCCGCATCGGTTCCATGGGCAAATCGATCGCCCCCGGTATTGCTGAGGTCATTGACGAGGACGGAAATCCAGTCCCTCCGAATGTCGTTGGCGATATCGCAGTGCATCTCAGCATGCCTGCCTTGTTCAAAACCTATTATAAGGATCCTGACCGCAAAGCCAATGCTACGCATGGTGAATATTTCGTAACCGGCGACCGGGCACGTAAGGATGAGGACGGCTATTTCTGGTTTGAAGGCAGAGGAGACGATATTATCATCAGCTCCGGCTATACTATCGGACCGTTTGAGGTCGAGGATGCGCTGATGAAGCATACGCTGGTTAAGGAATGCGCCGTAGTCGCAAGCCCCGACGAGATCCGCGGTTCTGTCGTCAAAGCGTTCATTGTCCTGAAGGACGGTAACGAGGGTTCGCCTGAGCTGGTCAAGGAGCTGCAAAGCCATGTCAAAGAAATGACAGCCCCTTACAAATATCCGCGTAAAATCGAATTCATCACCGATCTGCCGAAAACAACCTCCGGCAAGATCCGCCGTGTTGAGCTGCGTGAGCAGGAAAAACGCGAGGCACAGCAATAA